gaagtggttaagagctgggctgctaactgaaaggttggctgtttgaacccaccagccgctctgtggcagaaaaatgtggcagtctgcttccataaagactgttgttgctgggtgtcctcaagtcagttccgactcatagtgaccctgtgcacagcagaataaaacactgttcagtactgcaccaccctcacaattgttgctatgcttgagtccattgtcaaactgtgtcaatccatctccttgagggtcttcctgttttttgctgaccctctaccttactctaccttaccaagcatgatgtccctctccaggcactgatccctcctgacagcatgtccaaagtatgtgagacatagtctcaccatccttgtttttaaggagcattctggtcgtaatcagtaaagattatagctttggaaccCCTGCGGGGCagttagttctgctctgtcctatagggttgctatgagtcggaaagactccatggcagtgagggTTATGggattaacaaacaaaaaaacttaattCAGAACTCAGCCATGTCATCTCTAattaaactgatttaaaaaaaagatgtttcGGTCATGCACTTCATATCTAAATCTCAGCTTGCAAGTTTTTCACTGGTTGTTTTCTAAAGGCTTGGGCAAATAATTAGTGGGTCAAAGCCCCAACACATTTCCTACATGATCTTAAGTCTAAATATCTGGTTTCCTCTTTCCTGGCTTTGGGGCTTGCCCAGTTCACAAACCTACACTACCTTCTCCACTGCTGGGCCCCAATTACTTTATATTTCCATGCATTTCTATTCTTTGAGCAGATTATCACCTCTGTTCTGAGTAAGGATCTTGTCTCTTATTCAGCATTTTAGGGCAAGCAATAAgaggtagaagaaaaaaaaaaaaaaaaaaagaatgctcttTGTCACCTGACAAAGGAGAGACTGAATTCCACAATAATGGGTTCTTGACATAGGAAGCTTCTTCACTTTAAGTCTCCGATGCCTGACAGGGATCCAGAAAAGAAGGAATTTTCAAATTACTTTTAATAGGAGACTATCGCACTTGTCTGGGAGTCAGTAAAATATGGGCACAAAAGGTAGAATCAGACAGGCCTGGACTTGCTTTCTGGTTCTGCCACCTTCTGTGCTATGGGGCAAGTCACCAATGAAGTTTTGTACAATCTGAGTGGGTGTTTTTTTGGTAATATGGGGAACAGAAAAATGACTGTAAGCTTTTAAACCTGGAATTCAGTATACTACAAATGCTCAACAGACATTAAAACTATCTATCATTATTTATCATTATTGGTTGTTTGAAAATGGGAAAGTGCTAGTTATTTGTCAATGCAAAATTGGTGTTTTAGCTAGTTGAGCAGCTTGTTTAAGAATTGGAATCCACATCGTACAGGAAAGTGGTTCAGCTTTCTTCCCTCTGGCCCCCTGAATTCTATTGTTTCCACAAATTCCATCACTAAATCTGCTCACACATACTGTTCCAGAAGTATCCAGCAACCTTTCCCCCCTTGGAGTTTTTCTGAAGGAATTTAAACTTCCCAATTTCTTCTGAACCTTACCTTGGATAATTAAGTTAAAGAGTACACAGAGAAGGGCAGGAACTGTGTTGATAATGCAACCATACAATAGGTCACCTCATGAATAGGAAAGTACACAACTTTAGCATCCCTTAAAGAAGGGGAGGgaacagaaagggaagaaaaagaagagtgcCTTTGGGTGGTAGGAAGTGGGAGGAGACTTTTAAAAGAGCAATCTTGGGCCAGTGGCCATTTCAGAAGTAGGATTTTCATTTTATCGACCTCAACCTTCTGACTATGGAGAATGCAAAGAGCAAGGAGGTAAATGTAATCATAATGGGTTTGTTTCTGTCTTTGtgctttttgtgtttttctccCTGAGCACCGTGATCCTGCTTTGGAGAAGAAAAGACTTTGCTTTAGAATTTCTTCTTTATTACTGGTTAAATATAAGTAAACACTCCAGAGGTGGTTACAGCTGGGTATGTTGGAGtggaaggtgccctggtggtgcactggttaaagcgcttggctgctaaccaaaaggtcagtagtttgagcccaccagctgctccacaggagaaagatacggcatccataaagatcacagccttgggaacactatggggcagatctattctgtcctgtagggtcactaggagtcatcattgactcaacagcaatggttttgatttttagtATGCTGGAGTGAGGAGATAAATGAGAAACGGGGGTTTCTGTTTTAATCTGAAGAGAAGCTTTATCCTGTCAGAAGAATAGAGCCTCAGGGCTGGAGGGAAActgtaaaaggagaaaaaaggagaggaagatttGAGCTGAGATTTGGGAAAGACCATGATCTCTTTAACTCCCATATAGGCAGGCGCTAAACTGGAGGTGCTGGGTCTGAACTTCAGGCCCTTCCTAATGCCCTTAGGGCCCAGGACGGTCAGGAGGCAGGCTCACACTGAAGGAGCACTGCAGACAGAAGCTTTGTGCCTTGTTCCAGAGGAGCTGAACTAACACACTAGGAAACTGAGAGGGCTCAGGGCCTCTTTTCTATAACAGAGCCATTTTGCCCCCTCAATTTTAAGACTTTTGTGAAGCTTGAATGTGAATACTTGGAGCAAGAGATATGctaatataaaatgcaaatacACAGGTGAAACTTCTATACAGATGTAAAAATGCCATACAAATGCTAATTTGTCCTGTGCTCCTTCCTACCTGGGGGGTGAAGGAAGGAACTTGGAGCAAACTGACCTGGGATTTAATTTTTATCTAACAAGCCTTTCTGTGGCCTTAGTTATGTAACCCTTGAGCCCAGCTTCTGCCTCAGAAAAGTGGTAAACTGGTTTTAGACTGCTGAGGATTAACGAAAGAAAACAAAGGAACATGTTAAACTCAGCATCTGATAAATAACAGCGGCTCAAATTGTTTCTCTGCATCAGACAATTTTATCCTGCCTCTTCATTTCTTTAGATTCAGTTTGCCAATTTATTCAGTGGCTACTTAATAAGGGGGAAAAATTCTACCCCTGTGGAGCTTACAATCAAATGGAGAAGTGGGCATTGATAAAATCACACGAGCAAATGTGAAATTGCAACTGACAAGTAGTGGGAATGGGCAATATTTAGTAGACTTGACTTAGTCTGTAAggactgaaaaaaccaaaccccttgcctccaagtctttccaactcatagcgaccctacaggacagagtagaactgccccagagggtttccaaggctgtaaatcttaacaaaagcagactgacacatctttctcccacagagcggttggtgggtaaGAACCGTGGACCgctcagcagctgagcgcttaaccactgcaccaccagtgctccaaggaCTAGAAAGTGTTCCCAAATAAAACACAACTTGAAATAAGATTTAAGAATGTAAAGAGGTGGGGGAGGATGTCCCTCCAGGCTAAAGTAACAATGTTTGAGAAGGAATTGTGTGGCTTGTTGGGGGTGGGCAATGAGGCCAGGGTGAGATGAAACTGGATTGGGAGACAGGAGGCTGGTAGGTTATGTTGGACATGGCTGTCTCCATCTCTTTATGCTAACAGTAGCAAAGTTTAGATAGCATCCCACTGGCCAAGAGTATGGGGAAAATCATTCATTTGGAAGGGGTCAAGAAAGAAGAAATAGGGAAATCTTGCAAGTGAAAGATGAGGGATGTAGTGGGTGATAAGGGCTCACCGGAAGGCAGAATCTGCTTCCTCCTATTTTTTCCGTTTGCATTTCTATTTCCTGTCTCTTCACACACTTTCAAAGTGGCCTTGTATTTACCTGTCACCGCTTCACTGTATTCGCATGAAACTGGGCATTAAAGTGATACCCAGAGGAGGATTGCGCTGCTGGAGAATTTCAGCTACCGTCTTTGGTGCCTCAGACGTTAGCTGTGCCGAGGCAGGCGGTCTGCGTGGTGGCTGGGACACCACGGAGGACTGACTGGCTGGATCTTTCCCCAGCAGAACTCTGCAGAGAAGCCGGGGGAGGAGTATCTGACTCTCGGGTTTGGACCCGTGTCAGCAAAAACTGAAGAACAGCAGCAGGCTGCTAATGAACCAAGCacatcagcttcactgaaaacctCAGCGAAGGTGACCAAACGCAAAAAAactattaaagaagaaaaaggtaagAGGTCCCTAAGTCCAAGTCCCACTTCCTGAGGTCTAAGAAGCCCAGGTAAAGTAGGAAAGAAATTTCCACCCTGTGCTGTCTTTTCAAATCCTATACTTCCTTTCGAAGCCTAGTTTAAATCTTATCTCCCCGAAGCCTCCTTTTTGTCACCTCTGCTAAAAATAACATCTTCCTCTCCAAAGTCTCACAATATCTTTGACTCTGATAATCATTTCGCGTTCACTTGCTGCTTGGGATTAAACCCACTGCtgatcaagtcagttccaactcatagtgacccttgcaGTTAAAGGTCCCAACACAAAGTGTGCTACAATGACTTGGGGACACACAGTTGGAAGTCTGAAACCGCATCCCTGCAAAAGTGAGGGCACTTCCTGTTCTCAAAAGTGAGGGCAATACCCACCTGGTGGAATTGGGAGTGGAGGCGAGGTGGGGTGGCGGTTATGATTGCCGTGAGATAATTGAGCAAAGCACCTACTCTACGCCTGAGAAGTAATGTGCACTCGGTAAACCCTAGTGACCGTTAGTGCCACATTTTTCATCTGTCCTAGATGCTTAGAACACGGAGGCAGGCTCAGTATTTCCTGAGCAACGACCGTCTTAGGGTGAGGCGTAGCATCGTCACTGTGGACAGCGGATGAACTGAAGCAACTAGGGAGGCCCGCAAGGGTGCAGTGCTGAAGCtactgggctgggctgggagaATCCTGGGTAGTGGTGGTTGTGTATGTAGCATTGTCAGgtggttgattttgttttgtaGGATAAGGACAAGACACGGAGGAGTCTTATGCTTGAGTCAATCTTCCATTCCACCATTCCCCTGGGACTGAAGTAACTACTCCGCTGGGCAGTTTCTAGAACAACCACCTAGATTCTGTGGGTTGAGGAACTCACAAAGGAGTGAGCGTATGTGAGTGGTAGGGCATTTCAGGAAGTGAAAACTCTGGGATTTAGCAGAATTGAGTCACAGGTTTGAGGAATTTTCCCCCATGGAGGCTATGTGGTCTTTGGTGAGCAATGTAACAATACAGTGAGGATCATGGTGACATCTCCCTCGGTGAATTATGAGAACGAAAAGTATTCTTTGAAATCTACAAGGGTGCATAAAAGTTAATTATTACTAACTGTATCCCATTCTTTCTCAGCTTCCGGTTCACAAGAGAATGCAAAAAGCAACGACAaccaaaaaccccaaaaacctCGGAAGAAGATTCCAATTCCCCCGTTACCTTCTAAGCTGCCGCCAGTTAACCTGCTTCACCGAGACATCGTGCGGGCCTGGTGCCATCAGCTAAAGCTGAGCACCAAAGGCCAGGTGAGGCCCGGGTGGGCGAAACGCTGCTGTGGGCAAGCGTGGGAGCCGTGCTGCGAAACGCTTCTCTCTACATCGTTTCGAGCCAGACTGAGGCCTGACAAACCTTCCTTATTAACTCATTTTTCTCTTGTCTTAGAAATTAGAGGCATATAAGCGACTCTGTGAATATGCTTACCCGAATCAAAACGTGAGTAGCTTGCAGGAAACTTGGCAGAATGGATGGCTTGGTCCTTACCCTGACTTTGCCCGTtttggcattgaaaagtgagcagagaaactgTCTTTTAGCAGCCCAAGTTCCTGGACCTTTCCCAAgcccctccttccccctccccaccttCCATTAACTCTGTGCAGAGAGTAATAAAAATGAGGCCAGACTTCCGATGGCACTTTAATAACCTATTTAATGTAATATACAGTGTATGTCTATATACTagcatacaaggagccctggtggcacaggagttAACTGCAGGCTGCTCACTGAAACACTGGAGAttgaaacctacccagtggctccattgGAGAATGAcctgtgatctgctcccataaagactgcagcctaaaaaaccctatggggcagttctgctctgtcacaggatgttgccatgagttgaaattgacttgacagcacccaataatatagcatatttatatattacatatacgtatattatattgaaaaaaaaaaaaacaaacactgctgttgagtcaattctgactcatagtgaccctataggacagagcagaactgcccccatagagtttccaaggagcaccttgtggatttgaactgccgaccttttggttagcagccatagcacctaaccactacgctaccagggtttccatatattagtatatatttaatataatttaataattgtatattaaataatatTCTGTCTGCAGACTATTCCTGCCACAGCAAAGGAAGCCAAGATCCAGGCTCcgttaaaaagaaaatcaaaggtgGACAAGGGGAAAACACCTCTGGAGGGTCCTGAGAAAAAGAGGATGTGTTCCGAGGAGACCAATTCTCCTGAAGTGGCTTCTCCCCCTGAGGAGGGGGCACCTGCCCTTGAATCTGCTCTCCCGGAGGGAGTTAATAGCGTTGTGGTGACGACTTCGGCCCAGGAGTCTGCGCTGGCCTCCTGGACAAGAATTGCAGGCAGGGCTGGGAGGGTGGAGGCACTGGAGTCTCCACCAGAGGGTTATGGTAAGCCCAATGCTAAGATCTGGTTCTGGTCCAGCTGGAGAAATGAGcttgtttttttctaaattttttatgaaattgtgatttaggtgaaagtttacagagcaaatttgtttttcattcaaaaatttcggAACAAATTgattcatggcattggctgcaatccgcattgtgtcagcactccctttccctttccaccccgagttcaccatgtccattcatccagttttcctgtcccctttcACTTTCTCAGTTTTTGTTCCTGGGCAGGTGTTGGCCATTTCATCTTGCATACCTGATTGATCtgagaagcactttcctcacctgtgttgttgtttgtatcgtaggcctgcctaatctttggctgaaaggtgaactttggagTGGCTTCcattctgagttagaagggtgtccaggggccatagtctcaagggttcctccagtctgtcagaccagtcagtctggTCAGAAATGAGTTCAATAGACATTTGCCTGTCAgtcattgttgttggttgccattgagccagCCAACCCACGGAGACATTTTGTATAACGGGAAGACGTTGGCGAGACCTGCACCTTCTCCATGATCTGTGATATGTTAGAATCCGTTGTGGCACTGTTGTGTCGACCTActtcattgaggatttccctcgtTTTTGTTGTTTCTCTACTTTTTCAAATATAATGACCTAGTCTTTcccgatgatgtgtccaaagtcagGGAATCAAAGTCTCGCCGTCCTTTTAAGACTGATTTATCTCTTTTGGCatcccatggtatgttcaatattctttgccagcaccacagtttgAAACCCTATGAATCGCAACAAAATGGGTCTGGGGTAGGGCCAGGGGATTTGCATTTCTAGAATTTTCAAGTAatgctggtctggggaccacgctTTTAAGAAGCACTGAAGTAAATTATTGATGTCACCAGAAGGGGCTAGGGATCTGTACAGCCTCATTACTTGCACCTTCTTTAAAGACTTAAAATGAAAGTCAGGCTCTAAAATCAACAGATAGGATCTGACCCCTGAATGCTAGGTGAGTGATATTAACAGGTTTCTTAAGTTAGTCCTCCATTTCCCCACTATAGAATGGCTTAATTTGTAATAATATTTATTGCATATGTTGTTACAAGAATTGTAGGAGATAAAATTAAGAACATGACTGCTTAGAACAATGCAATGCCTATTGGAGTTGAGACCACTGGCCCTGTTTCCTGACAATCTCAGCTCACTCTAGGTTAGCCTTCCTACCATTTGCCCACTTGTAGCCACACAACTTCCAactagatgttttttttttttttttctttttaagttttgaCAGGGACTGTTTTGCATACTTATAAAGGGAATAGAGTAGAGGTTAGGTTAGGATTTCAGGGTTCATGTCTTAGAAGTGGCACTTCAGAAAAATTGTAGAATTTAAAGGTGACTGGCTATGAGGCAGTCTCAAACAGTAGTATTTGGCCCCCTCTGCTACTACTTACCTCTCTTTCTTTCCCCAGGTGTCAGGTGGTGTGTGGTACATGGGAGAAGTCTCCCTGCAAACACAAATGGTTGGGTTCAGCTGCAGTTTCATGCTGGACAAGTCTGGGTCCCTGAAAAGCCAGGGAGAGTGAGTGCCCTCTTCCTGTTACCTGCCTGCAACTTTCCACCTCCGCACCTGGAGGACAATATGTTGTGCCCCAAATGTGTTCAGAGGTAATTACCTGGTACTTTTCTGCATGCCAAAAGTGGGCATCTGACTCTTTCAGTTGGAGGACAAAGGGGATATACATTCATCTTAATTAGCCTTATATTTCAAGCATGGGTTGTCAGGAAAGAGACTCAAGAAAATCATTACACAAGTTTAtccctaggaaaaaaaatttgtgtgCTGGGGGCTTAAGGATTCTACCTGGACACACGTAATTCTGGAGAAAGGAACATTGTGTACTTCCTCTATCCCTAGTATATGCACTCCACAGAAATAATgactctggcaaaaaaaaaaagaatccccaTAAGCAACCAGCAGTCTAATGGAGGTGACTGGCGTGTAAACAGCTGCAATACCAGCTGATGACTGGTGTTAAAATAGAATAAGCGGGAGAGCTTGACAGGTTACAAAGAAAGAAAGTACTTAACTCTGATTCTTTGTATGAGGGTGGTCTTGGAAATCTCAAAGGAAAGGTTTCTTAAACCCAGGGAAGAATTGACTAAATGGAAAGGAATCAGGTCGTTTTTCAGGACAGGGAACAGCACCAGGGCTGTGAAAACACTAGGGACCAAAGGAGCTCAGTGAGGCGGAACACAGTGGGGTACGCAGGAAAATAAGCCGTGGTTTTCTCATTAGTCAAATGGGCATAAACACAGCTATCTGGAGCAATAGTGCAAACGTAGTGAGTTAATTTATGTAAAGTTCTTAGCActgtctggcacatagcaagcaTTCAAGGAAAATTTGTGGGATTAGTTTGAAATACAAAATGTATGCAAAAAACGTAAATTTATTCACATTAAGCATTATGGGATTTAACTGGGATTGTTAGTTTAGAGGCAAATTGCAGTAAATTTTGACAATGTTGGAAGTTTAGACTTTAACCAGTAGCTAACGGTAATCTTTGAAATGTTATTAGTTAGGGTGATGTGATCAACAAAGAATCTTTGTATCCATCAATTAACCAACTCTAGAAACACAACCATGAGCAGAACAGAAGGCTACAAAAGGCTTTTCCCTGTGTGTCCAGCTCCAAGCCTAAATGAAAACCATGTAATAAATAGGTTGACTGGAGAACAGCTCTGGGCGGAGGGGTCTGGTAACCTCGCTGTTCTCTGTATAAACTATGCTAAGCTTCATTAATTGtttactatttttaaataagaacagacagtattttaaaatttgcCCAAAATTAACAATctggggagtgggggagggggtgcCGTTTTGAAGGAGCAGCTGCCCTGGACTGAAGGAGCAGCCCTGGACCACACCGTTTATCCTGGTGACCAGTTCAGGAACTTTGCACATGCTTCATAACTTttccagcctcagtttccacatctataaTATAAGGAGCATATTAGACCAGGAAGTATGTAAAGTCATATAGCTTTAAGATTAAGACAACACCAAGAATTTTATAAGTCTATAAAGGAATTTGTAGTTTATTCCAAAGGCCACTGTCTTTAGTTTTATAGAAAACCCACTGAGAAaacttctgtgtattttttttttaagaaatgcatATATGCACATATGCAAAGTTCTGCAAGGAGTCTGAAATCAGGCCATCCATTATTCCTGTGTTAAGAGGCCCAGGCTATAGGTGATGGGCcattgaaggattttaagcaagGAAATGGGCTGGGGTAGAACTGCAGAGAAAAGTTGGAGGGCATAAGATTAACTGGAAAGCTCTTCTAGGGAAACGTTCTGTATAGGTTTAAAGCACTTAGTACCTTCTGTAGTGCTAGAAGAGAAATCTGGCTTTTGATTATCATTTAGCATTTATGTGAATAATACTCCTTAAGAACAGCAGGCTTCGGTCTGAGGACAGAACCTTAAGGAGCAGCAACATTACAGAAGCCAGTAGGCAAAGGAGACAAAAAGAACAGTTAAGGAGAGAAACCTGGAATGTGAACTCAATTGGGAGAATCTATATGGAAAAATTGTCTTAAGTAGTATCAAAGCTGAAGAAGGTATGAATAACACGTTTGCTTGGGTGATAGATTCAAAgcagtaaaaaaccaaaacccaacccgctgccttcgagtcaactgtggctcatagtgaccctataggacagagtagaactgccccataacacagtggctggtgggctccaactgccaacatttggctagcagctgagtgctttagccactatgccacagggctccttcaaaGCAGTGAGTGATACAGAAAATTTGATGTTAAATTAGTAAGGAGAAGTGAGAGACTAGTTGGGTGTATTTTCTAAAAGCTTAAATGGAAAGTTTAGGTGGAAAgtacttttcatttgtttttgtatgaCAAATGGTAGCCCAAGTATGCTTTTAG
The DNA window shown above is from Loxodonta africana isolate mLoxAfr1 chromosome 20, mLoxAfr1.hap2, whole genome shotgun sequence and carries:
- the DPPA4 gene encoding developmental pluripotency-associated protein 4, producing MVPPGSAADQTMVPPGLAVDQTMVSPGSAVDQTMNSAEKPGEEYLTLGFGPVSAKTEEQQQAANEPSTSASLKTSAKVTKRKKTIKEEKASGSQENAKSNDNQKPQKPRKKIPIPPLPSKLPPVNLLHRDIVRAWCHQLKLSTKGQKLEAYKRLCEYAYPNQNTIPATAKEAKIQAPLKRKSKVDKGKTPLEGPEKKRMCSEETNSPEVASPPEEGAPALESALPEGVNSVVVTTSAQESALASWTRIAGRAGRVEALESPPEGYGVRWCVVHGRSLPANTNGWVQLQFHAGQVWVPEKPGRVSALFLLPACNFPPPHLEDNMLCPKCVQRNKVLMKSLQ